The following is a genomic window from Parabacteroides johnsonii DSM 18315.
ATCGAAACAATAGCTAAAGCAGCCATTGCCGTCGGAACCGACGGACTATTCATCGAAACCCATCCGGAGCCTTCTAAAGCCAAATCCGATGGCGCGAACATGCTACAACTGGATTTATTGGAAGAGATGCTGACAAAATTGGTGAGGATACGGGAAGCAGTCAGGAGCAATTGACAATTGAGAATTGACAATTTTTTGTTTTTACTCTTTAATTGTCAATTCTCAATTCAATTATATCACCCCATCTTACTTATTTTTCTGAGCTTGTCCTCGTCTATCAACTTGATCTTCCGACCGTCGATTGCGATAATACGCTCAGCAACAAATGTAGACAATGTACGGATTGCATTAGATGTCGTCATATTCGAAAGATTAGCTAAATCTTCTCGAGAGAGATAAATACTCAATGTCGCCCCATCTTCCTCCAAACCGTAACTGTCTTTCAGGAATAACAAGGATTCTGCCAAACGACCCCGGATATGTTTCTGAGTAAGGTTGACTGTACGCTCGTCTGCAATTCCTAAATCGAGAGAAAGCTGGCGGATAAAAAACATGGCAAGATGCGGATTGCTCATCAAAAGATTCCGGACAATCGTCATCGGAATCATGCATACCGTCGAAGCTTCAAAAGCGGATGCATTC
Proteins encoded in this region:
- a CDS encoding Crp/Fnr family transcriptional regulator, translated to MVKQQKEEVDLSASLAEVWRVLTEKERDVLRNNSTIQHFKRNELIYCEGDEPRDMMCLLKGKVKIFKEGVGGRSQIIRMIKPVQYFGYRANFAQENYLTNASAFEASTVCMIPMTIVRNLLMSNPHLAMFFIRQLSLDLGIADERTVNLTQKHIRGRLAESLLFLKDSYGLEEDGATLSIYLSREDLANLSNMTTSNAIRTLSTFVAERIIAIDGRKIKLIDEDKLRKISKMG